In one Alphaproteobacteria bacterium SS10 genomic region, the following are encoded:
- a CDS encoding PAS domain-containing protein, which yields MLQTLMALGLMTPLVLVLLVLVAWGEIGLTPAGVIIGAVFPGMMLMLWVYGRQLQRLSSHLTRLVTPGSAEDESDPEAPTRLETDESNPWLPQLRRLYRRIAANDVIFDAIPDPVLLLDAERRITQGNAAAIALFGHPTIGRDITVALRNPDVLQAVDGALAKGEEKRIEFALTGPVPQIFEARVTPFGHRMRHVVDAERAERRQRIADGKEGADASLHQAYDPFGSVMLTLHDITAVRRSEQMRADFVANASHELRTPLASLLGFIETLRGPAQDDGEARGRFLGIMADQASRMAKLVEELLSLSRIETDEHRPPTDPVDMGEVLQRVAAGLELRAAGRKMKIELVGEDDLPPMAGDGDQLAQVFQNLIDNAITYADPETSVTVTAKSHEPASAVARQMGGGSDTPLIEIAVQDRGPGIPREHLPRLTERFYRVDPARSRAAGGTGLGLAIVKHIINRHRGRLSVDSVVDEGSTFTIYLPALEFEGDQKAAEAPPDSADKEEDQTAKAVAE from the coding sequence ATGTTGCAGACGCTGATGGCGCTGGGGCTAATGACGCCCCTAGTGCTGGTTCTGCTTGTCCTGGTTGCGTGGGGCGAGATCGGCTTGACTCCGGCGGGCGTGATTATCGGTGCCGTGTTCCCGGGCATGATGCTGATGCTCTGGGTCTATGGACGGCAGTTGCAACGCCTGTCTAGCCACCTGACCCGGCTGGTCACACCTGGCTCAGCTGAGGATGAGAGCGATCCAGAAGCGCCCACGCGGCTTGAGACGGATGAGAGCAACCCATGGTTGCCGCAGCTACGGCGCTTATACCGTCGGATCGCTGCCAATGATGTGATCTTCGATGCGATCCCCGATCCGGTCCTCCTGCTTGATGCTGAGCGTCGGATCACGCAGGGGAATGCCGCCGCCATCGCCCTATTCGGCCATCCAACCATCGGCCGGGATATCACCGTCGCTTTGCGCAACCCCGACGTCCTGCAGGCCGTGGATGGCGCCCTGGCCAAGGGTGAAGAGAAGCGAATTGAATTTGCCCTAACCGGCCCGGTCCCACAGATCTTTGAGGCACGGGTTACCCCGTTTGGCCACCGGATGCGCCATGTGGTGGATGCCGAACGTGCCGAGCGTCGTCAGCGCATCGCCGATGGTAAGGAAGGGGCGGACGCAAGCCTGCATCAAGCCTATGACCCGTTCGGGTCGGTCATGCTGACGCTCCACGACATCACCGCCGTTCGCCGGTCAGAGCAGATGCGCGCCGACTTTGTTGCCAATGCTAGTCATGAGTTGCGTACCCCGCTTGCTTCCCTGCTTGGCTTTATTGAGACCCTACGGGGACCAGCCCAGGATGATGGTGAGGCGCGTGGCCGTTTCCTTGGCATCATGGCAGACCAAGCTAGCCGCATGGCCAAGCTGGTCGAGGAGCTGCTTTCCCTCTCTCGTATTGAGACAGATGAGCACCGCCCACCAACCGACCCGGTCGATATGGGCGAAGTCCTTCAACGTGTGGCAGCGGGCCTGGAGCTGCGGGCCGCCGGCCGAAAGATGAAGATTGAACTGGTTGGGGAGGATGACTTGCCACCCATGGCCGGTGATGGTGACCAGCTGGCCCAGGTGTTCCAGAACCTGATTGATAACGCGATCACCTATGCCGACCCTGAAACCAGCGTGACGGTCACGGCCAAGTCCCATGAACCCGCCAGCGCCGTGGCCAGGCAAATGGGCGGCGGTAGCGATACGCCGCTAATTGAGATTGCAGTGCAAGACCGTGGCCCAGGCATCCCGCGTGAGCATCTGCCCCGCCTAACAGAACGCTTCTATCGTGTGGACCCAGCGCGCAGCCGCGCGGCCGGCGGCACCGGCCTTGGCCTCGCCATCGTGAAGCACATCATTAACCGGCACCGCGGCCGGTTAAGCGTTGATAGTGTGGTTGATGAGGGCAGCACCTTCACAATCTACCTGCCTGCGCTGGAATTTGAGGGCGATCAGAAGGCGGCTGAAGCGCCGCCTGACTCTGCCGACAAAGAGGAAGATCAGACCGCAAAGGCGGTGGCGGAGTAG
- the pstA gene encoding phosphate ABC transporter permease PstA — MTANIADTAYIRFVPTGVRHAVDRGPGSPSFTDGLKKRRAKERNLILAGQAAILIAVAMLMTLMVSIVSKGYSAFGQTELQLELYLEEGLIDPNGNRDPETILRANYQSIIRTSLRAIFPDVSGRTDRRLLNNIVSNAAQFELARMVVDNPDWIGTKRVISLPASDDIDQLMKGKIDASLPEDSRRVSDKEVAWIDTLREREQIGITFNTRLFTNADSRDPEVAGILGAVMGSLFALMICFMISFPLGVGAAIYLEEFAPKNKWTDIIEVNINNLAAVPSIIFGLLGLAVFLNTFGLPRSAPLVGGMVLALMTLPTIIIASRAALKSVPPSIREAALGLGASRHQVVWHHVLPLALPGMLTGTIIGMAQALGETAPLLMIGMVAFIADVPGSITDPATALPVQIYIWADSPERAFTERTSAAIMVLLTFLITMNAAAVWLRRKLERRW, encoded by the coding sequence ATGACCGCCAATATCGCCGATACCGCTTACATCCGTTTCGTTCCCACCGGCGTCCGACACGCCGTTGATCGGGGCCCAGGCTCGCCCAGCTTCACCGATGGTTTGAAGAAGCGTCGCGCTAAGGAACGGAATCTCATTTTGGCAGGCCAGGCGGCGATCCTGATCGCCGTTGCCATGCTGATGACCCTAATGGTCAGCATCGTTTCCAAGGGCTATAGCGCCTTTGGCCAAACCGAGCTGCAGCTTGAACTCTACCTGGAAGAGGGCTTGATTGACCCGAATGGCAATCGCGATCCGGAAACGATCCTGCGCGCCAATTACCAATCAATCATCCGAACCAGCCTTCGGGCAATCTTCCCCGATGTGTCTGGCCGCACCGACCGGCGCCTACTGAACAATATCGTTAGTAACGCAGCGCAGTTTGAGCTGGCGCGTATGGTGGTCGACAATCCCGACTGGATTGGAACAAAGCGGGTGATCTCGCTTCCCGCCTCAGATGATATCGATCAGCTGATGAAGGGTAAGATCGATGCGAGCCTGCCTGAGGATTCCCGCCGGGTCTCAGATAAGGAAGTGGCCTGGATCGACACGCTTCGAGAGCGTGAGCAGATCGGCATCACCTTCAACACCCGCCTATTCACCAATGCGGATAGCCGCGATCCGGAGGTTGCGGGCATCTTGGGCGCCGTCATGGGCTCCCTCTTCGCGCTAATGATCTGCTTCATGATCAGCTTCCCATTAGGTGTTGGGGCAGCGATCTATCTGGAAGAGTTCGCACCGAAGAATAAGTGGACGGATATTATCGAGGTGAACATCAACAACCTCGCCGCGGTCCCATCGATCATCTTTGGGCTGCTGGGCTTGGCGGTGTTCCTAAACACCTTTGGCTTGCCCCGGTCTGCACCGCTGGTTGGCGGTATGGTGCTCGCACTCATGACCTTGCCGACGATCATTATCGCCTCCCGTGCGGCGTTGAAGTCGGTGCCCCCCTCCATTCGTGAGGCTGCACTGGGTCTTGGCGCATCAAGGCATCAGGTGGTCTGGCATCATGTTCTGCCGCTAGCCCTGCCTGGCATGCTGACCGGCACCATCATCGGCATGGCCCAGGCGCTGGGTGAGACGGCACCGCTGCTGATGATCGGCATGGTTGCCTTTATCGCCGATGTTCCAGGCAGCATCACCGACCCGGCCACAGCCCTCCCGGTACAAATCTATATTTGGGCCGATAGCCCAGAGCGCGCCTTCACTGAGCGGACTTCCGCCGCGATCATGGTGCTGCTCACCTTCCTGATCACCATGAACGCCGCCGCTGTCTGGCTGCGCCGTAAACTTGAACGCCGCTGGTAA
- a CDS encoding substrate-binding domain-containing protein — translation MNKALVFGAALVVAGSFGLADAANAQSRDRISIVGSSTVFPFSTAVAENFGRLTNFPTPKVESTGSGGGLKLFCAGVGTQHPDITNASRAIKSSEVERCASNGVEDITEIKIGFDGIVFANSKEAARSSLTREQIFLALAAEVPQDGKLVANPYQLWSEIDPALPNKAIEVLGPPPTSGTRDAFVELVMEEACESLPEYADNGDACAAVREDGAYVEAGENDNLIVQKLNANKEAYGIFGFSFLDQNSDKLQGSLVDNTEPTFDNIAAGDYPVSRSLFFYVKNAHVGVIPGIEEYLAEFTSERAMGEEGYLSERGLIPLPAADRNEERLDAANLRALGS, via the coding sequence ATGAACAAGGCACTTGTCTTCGGCGCCGCCCTCGTGGTTGCCGGCTCTTTCGGTCTAGCTGATGCGGCAAATGCACAAAGCCGCGACCGGATTAGCATCGTCGGTTCGTCAACCGTCTTCCCTTTCTCCACCGCTGTCGCTGAAAACTTCGGCCGCCTGACAAACTTCCCAACCCCAAAGGTTGAGAGCACCGGTTCCGGTGGTGGTTTGAAGCTGTTCTGTGCCGGTGTTGGCACCCAACACCCAGACATCACCAACGCTTCCCGTGCGATCAAATCCTCAGAGGTTGAACGTTGCGCTAGCAATGGTGTCGAGGACATCACCGAGATCAAGATTGGTTTTGACGGTATCGTCTTCGCCAATTCCAAAGAAGCTGCCCGCTCTTCCCTAACCCGTGAGCAAATCTTCCTGGCCCTGGCCGCTGAAGTGCCACAGGACGGTAAGCTGGTTGCTAACCCTTACCAGCTCTGGTCCGAAATCGACCCAGCTCTGCCAAACAAGGCAATCGAAGTGCTTGGCCCACCGCCAACCTCCGGTACCCGCGACGCGTTTGTTGAGCTGGTCATGGAAGAAGCTTGCGAAAGCTTGCCCGAATACGCTGACAATGGCGATGCCTGCGCAGCGGTTCGTGAAGACGGCGCCTATGTTGAAGCGGGTGAGAACGACAACCTGATCGTTCAGAAGCTGAACGCCAACAAAGAAGCCTATGGCATCTTCGGCTTTAGCTTCCTCGATCAGAACTCTGACAAGCTTCAGGGCTCACTCGTCGATAACACCGAGCCAACTTTCGACAACATCGCAGCCGGTGACTATCCGGTTTCGCGCTCCCTCTTCTTCTATGTGAAGAACGCCCATGTTGGCGTGATCCCAGGCATCGAGGAATACCTCGCTGAGTTCACCTCAGAGCGTGCCATGGGTGAGGAAGGTTACCTGTCTGAGCGGGGCCTGATCCCACTGCCAGCAGCAGACCGCAATGAAGAGCGCCTGGACGCTGCCAACCTGCGGGCTCTCGGCAGCTAA
- a CDS encoding NADP-dependent malic enzyme — MSDETGQVRVTDEEALALHAKGRPGKLEITATKPMATGRDLSLAYSPGVAAPCLKIAEDPSDAYKYTSKGNTVAVISNGTAVLGLGNLGALASKPVMEGKAVLFKRFADIDGLDIEVDTEDVDEFVNCVRFLGKSWGGINLEDIKAPDCFIIEQRLREVMDIPVFHDDQHGTAIIAAAALINALQITERDIKDAKMVINGAGAAAIACVELFKAMGMPHDNVILCDTKGVIYQGREAGMNQWKSAHAVATDLRTLDEAVEGADIFVGVSVKGALTKEMVAKMAEKPIIFALANPDPEITPEEAREARADAIVATGRSDYPNQVNNVLGFPYIFRGALDVQAREINDAMKIAAAEAIADLAREDVPEEVGEAYSGRHLQFGPDYLIPVPFDSRLIVKIPEAVAQAAMDTGVANKPIPNMWQYRHELKNRLDPTAGSLQDIFNKLKEEPRTVVFAEGEEEQTIRAAVDYANAGYGKAILIGREEGVATTMRRMGLNPEQDGIEIHNARLSDNNDAYTKFIYRRQQRRGALYRDCQRMVNQNRNVFASAMVAHGDADAMVTGLTRAFSVCIDDIKRAVSTRPNQVVFGLSIMVRRNRTIFIADTLVHETPTAQQLADMAIQAAAKARRLGHEPRVALLSFSNFGQPLHERADRIREAVAILGAREVDFEFDGEMSADVALDYDLMKRLYPFCNLTGPANILIMPGLHTANVSAKLLQKMSASTLLGPLLLGLEQPAQVVQMGATVSDIVNAAALAAFQASEK; from the coding sequence ATGAGTGACGAAACAGGACAAGTGCGAGTAACCGATGAAGAGGCACTCGCCCTCCATGCTAAGGGCCGCCCTGGCAAGCTGGAGATCACGGCCACCAAGCCAATGGCGACCGGCCGCGACCTGTCCCTCGCCTACTCACCCGGTGTGGCTGCCCCCTGCCTGAAGATCGCCGAAGATCCGTCAGACGCCTACAAATACACCTCCAAGGGGAACACGGTTGCCGTAATTTCTAACGGTACGGCTGTGCTTGGCCTTGGCAATCTTGGTGCCCTCGCCTCCAAGCCGGTGATGGAAGGTAAGGCAGTTCTGTTCAAGCGCTTTGCTGATATCGATGGCCTCGACATTGAGGTCGACACCGAAGACGTAGATGAGTTCGTCAATTGCGTCCGCTTCCTCGGCAAAAGCTGGGGCGGTATTAACCTTGAGGATATCAAGGCGCCCGACTGCTTCATCATTGAGCAGCGCCTGCGTGAGGTCATGGACATCCCGGTGTTCCACGACGACCAGCATGGCACCGCAATTATTGCCGCAGCCGCCCTGATCAACGCACTGCAGATTACCGAGCGCGACATCAAAGACGCCAAGATGGTGATCAATGGCGCCGGCGCCGCCGCTATCGCCTGTGTTGAGCTGTTCAAGGCCATGGGCATGCCCCATGACAATGTCATCCTCTGCGATACCAAGGGCGTTATCTATCAGGGCCGTGAAGCGGGCATGAACCAGTGGAAGTCCGCCCATGCGGTCGCCACCGACCTACGCACCCTGGATGAGGCCGTTGAAGGCGCTGATATCTTTGTCGGTGTCTCGGTTAAGGGCGCGCTGACCAAAGAGATGGTCGCCAAGATGGCCGAGAAGCCAATCATCTTCGCCCTCGCCAACCCTGATCCAGAAATCACGCCGGAGGAAGCGCGCGAGGCACGGGCCGACGCCATCGTTGCCACCGGTCGGTCCGACTATCCGAACCAGGTCAATAACGTCCTCGGCTTCCCCTATATCTTCCGGGGTGCCCTCGATGTGCAGGCGCGTGAGATCAATGACGCGATGAAGATTGCCGCCGCTGAGGCTATCGCCGATTTGGCACGCGAGGATGTGCCTGAAGAGGTGGGTGAGGCCTATAGCGGCCGCCACCTGCAATTCGGGCCGGATTATCTGATCCCCGTGCCATTTGACAGCCGCCTGATCGTTAAGATCCCTGAGGCTGTTGCCCAGGCCGCCATGGATACCGGGGTGGCGAACAAGCCGATCCCGAATATGTGGCAGTACCGGCATGAGCTTAAGAACCGCCTCGACCCAACCGCGGGCTCGCTGCAGGACATCTTCAACAAGCTTAAGGAAGAGCCACGCACCGTGGTCTTCGCCGAGGGGGAGGAAGAGCAGACAATCCGCGCGGCTGTGGATTATGCCAATGCCGGGTATGGCAAGGCCATCCTGATTGGTCGCGAAGAAGGCGTCGCGACCACCATGCGCCGCATGGGCCTTAACCCAGAGCAGGATGGCATTGAGATCCACAATGCCCGGCTTAGCGACAACAACGACGCCTATACCAAGTTCATCTATCGCCGCCAGCAGCGGCGCGGCGCGCTCTACCGCGATTGCCAACGCATGGTGAACCAGAACCGGAACGTGTTTGCATCCGCCATGGTTGCCCATGGTGATGCCGATGCCATGGTCACTGGCCTTACCCGCGCATTCTCCGTCTGCATCGACGATATCAAGCGGGCGGTCAGCACCCGACCGAACCAGGTCGTCTTTGGTCTGTCCATTATGGTGCGCCGGAACCGGACGATCTTTATCGCCGACACCCTGGTACATGAGACGCCAACCGCCCAACAGCTGGCCGATATGGCCATTCAGGCAGCGGCGAAGGCCCGCCGCCTGGGCCATGAGCCACGGGTCGCCCTACTCTCATTCTCAAACTTCGGCCAACCACTGCATGAGCGTGCGGACCGCATCCGGGAGGCCGTCGCGATCCTCGGCGCACGTGAGGTGGACTTTGAGTTCGATGGTGAGATGTCGGCCGATGTGGCGCTCGACTATGATCTGATGAAGCGCCTCTACCCGTTCTGTAACCTGACCGGGCCGGCCAATATCCTGATCATGCCGGGGCTCCACACCGCCAATGTCAGTGCGAAGTTGCTGCAGAAGATGAGCGCCTCAACCCTTCTTGGCCCACTGCTGCTTGGCCTTGAGCAGCCCGCACAGGTGGTACAGATGGGTGCAACGGTATCAGACATCGTCAACGCCGCTGCCCTCGCCGCCTTCCAGGCATCAGAGAAATAG
- a CDS encoding CoA transferase subunit A — protein sequence MAKKVYSNATEALAGLLHDDMVIMAGGFGLCGIPENLIEAIRESGVKGLTFISNNAGVDGFGLGRLLETRQIKKMISSYVGENKLFAEMFLAGDLELEFNPQGTLAERCRAGGAGIPAFYTKTGVGTKVAEGKEEREFNGEKYIMETGLVADLSIVKAYIGDTEGNLVYRKTARNFNPPMATAGKICVAEVEKLVEPGAIDPDHIHTPGIFVKRMIQGEHEKRIEQRTTRDRHAA from the coding sequence ATGGCGAAGAAGGTTTATAGCAATGCGACCGAGGCCCTAGCTGGCCTGTTACACGACGACATGGTGATCATGGCCGGTGGGTTTGGCCTCTGCGGTATTCCGGAAAACCTGATCGAGGCGATCCGTGAGAGCGGCGTGAAGGGGCTCACATTCATCTCAAACAATGCGGGCGTTGATGGCTTCGGCCTTGGCCGTCTGCTGGAGACCCGCCAGATCAAAAAGATGATCTCGTCCTATGTCGGTGAGAATAAGCTGTTCGCTGAGATGTTCCTTGCCGGTGACCTTGAGCTTGAGTTCAACCCACAAGGCACCCTGGCTGAGCGTTGCCGCGCTGGCGGTGCTGGCATCCCCGCCTTCTACACCAAGACCGGTGTCGGCACGAAGGTGGCTGAAGGCAAGGAAGAGCGTGAGTTCAACGGCGAGAAGTACATCATGGAGACCGGTCTGGTCGCGGATCTCTCCATCGTGAAGGCTTATATCGGGGATACTGAGGGCAACCTCGTTTACCGCAAGACCGCGCGGAACTTTAACCCGCCGATGGCAACCGCCGGTAAGATCTGCGTCGCAGAGGTTGAGAAACTGGTTGAGCCAGGTGCGATCGATCCCGATCACATCCATACCCCAGGCATCTTCGTGAAGCGTATGATCCAGGGTGAGCATGAGAAGCGGATTGAGCAGCGCACGACCCGTGATCGTCACGCCGCCTAA
- a CDS encoding RNA polymerase sigma factor yields the protein MADGEGPPTSTSLSKPGPTDWRQSDWPDDKLISAAVNGDRDAFGCLIDRHYDRIYRLAYGWMGQREAAEDAAQDVVVKLVNALPKFGGQSKFTTWLHRLVLNHLHDIARKNKRRRIDPGVVFEDLQIAANEMATDDALASRRALAAVNDLPEKLRDAVLLVHWEGMTHEAAGQVLGCKGGTVSWRLNEAKTKLSELLGEPIEKRDSARGKSKP from the coding sequence ATGGCGGATGGCGAGGGGCCACCCACCTCAACGAGCTTAAGCAAGCCGGGCCCAACTGATTGGCGACAATCGGACTGGCCGGATGACAAGCTGATCAGCGCGGCCGTGAATGGCGACCGCGATGCTTTTGGCTGCCTGATTGACCGCCATTATGACCGCATCTATCGCCTCGCCTATGGCTGGATGGGCCAGCGGGAGGCGGCAGAGGACGCGGCCCAGGATGTGGTGGTTAAGCTGGTGAACGCCCTGCCCAAATTTGGCGGGCAATCAAAATTTACGACCTGGCTGCATCGGCTGGTGCTGAATCACCTTCATGATATTGCCCGGAAGAATAAGCGCCGGCGGATTGACCCGGGCGTTGTGTTTGAAGACTTGCAGATCGCCGCCAATGAAATGGCAACGGATGATGCCTTGGCCTCCCGTCGCGCCCTGGCCGCGGTGAATGACCTGCCTGAGAAGCTGCGCGATGCCGTCCTCCTCGTCCATTGGGAGGGGATGACCCATGAGGCAGCGGGCCAAGTTCTTGGCTGTAAGGGTGGCACCGTGTCTTGGCGTCTTAACGAGGCGAAGACCAAGCTAAGCGAGTTACTAGGGGAACCGATCGAGAAGCGGGACAGTGCCCGCGGGAAAAGCAAACCATGA
- the pstC gene encoding phosphate ABC transporter permease subunit PstC: MSATILIAILLIIAAFAYQTGRQRAFAVAGNKRSVLHSLPVYHGSFMLVWVLLPAIAVLGIWTAIQSTVVDFLVLDQLGPAYADLSLSDRNITLAEIHNLASGDFNMDQAAPEIAAAAELHNHLSALGRWLSTAVVLGLAAAGFTLARRQIGTRFRARQQVERVVDVLMLACSVIAILTTIGIVLSLLFEALRFFVRVPFYEFLFGLQWSPQTALRADQVGSSGAFGAIPLFAGTLLISFIAMMVAVPIGLFAAIYMAEFADRRTRSIAKPVLEVLAGVPTVVYGFFAALTVAPVFRGWGDAVGLDVSSESALAAGMVMGIMIIPFVSSLSDDVINAVPQSLRDGAYGLGATKAETVTQIILPAALPGIVGAILLAVSRAIGETMIVVMAAGLAANLTANPLEAVTTVTVQITTLLVGDQEFDSAKTLSVFALGLVLFIVTLCLNVVALKIVQKYRERYE; encoded by the coding sequence ATGTCCGCCACTATCTTGATCGCTATCTTGCTGATCATCGCGGCTTTCGCCTACCAGACCGGACGCCAACGCGCCTTTGCTGTCGCGGGCAACAAGCGGTCCGTTTTGCATTCCCTGCCCGTCTATCACGGCAGCTTCATGCTGGTTTGGGTGCTTCTACCCGCCATTGCCGTGCTGGGCATTTGGACGGCGATCCAATCCACTGTCGTTGATTTCCTAGTGCTGGACCAGCTGGGCCCAGCCTATGCCGATCTCTCACTCAGCGATCGCAACATAACCCTGGCCGAAATCCATAATCTGGCCAGTGGCGATTTCAATATGGATCAAGCGGCGCCAGAGATTGCCGCCGCAGCTGAGCTGCACAACCACTTATCAGCCTTGGGGCGCTGGCTCTCGACGGCCGTCGTCTTGGGCCTTGCGGCCGCTGGCTTTACCCTGGCACGCCGCCAGATTGGCACCCGGTTTCGCGCCCGCCAGCAGGTTGAGCGCGTGGTTGACGTGCTGATGCTGGCTTGCTCAGTCATCGCCATCCTGACCACCATCGGGATCGTGCTGTCGCTGCTGTTTGAGGCCTTACGCTTCTTCGTGCGGGTGCCGTTTTATGAGTTTCTATTCGGCCTGCAGTGGAGCCCGCAAACGGCCCTACGCGCCGATCAGGTTGGTTCCTCCGGCGCCTTTGGCGCAATCCCACTTTTCGCTGGCACGCTTCTAATCAGCTTCATCGCCATGATGGTGGCGGTGCCAATCGGCCTGTTCGCCGCGATTTACATGGCAGAGTTCGCCGATCGGCGGACCCGTTCAATCGCCAAGCCTGTGCTTGAGGTTCTGGCCGGTGTTCCCACCGTGGTCTACGGCTTCTTCGCTGCCCTTACCGTGGCGCCGGTTTTCCGGGGCTGGGGTGATGCGGTTGGCCTTGATGTCTCATCGGAATCTGCCTTGGCCGCCGGGATGGTGATGGGGATCATGATCATCCCCTTTGTCTCCTCCCTCTCAGATGACGTGATCAATGCGGTGCCCCAATCCCTGCGCGATGGCGCCTATGGCTTGGGCGCCACCAAGGCCGAAACGGTGACACAGATCATCTTGCCAGCCGCCCTGCCAGGCATTGTCGGCGCGATCCTTCTCGCCGTTAGCCGGGCAATTGGTGAAACCATGATCGTGGTTATGGCCGCTGGTCTCGCCGCCAATCTGACCGCCAACCCGCTTGAGGCAGTGACGACAGTGACTGTCCAGATCACCACCCTGCTGGTCGGGGATCAGGAGTTTGACAGCGCCAAGACCCTGTCGGTCTTCGCCCTTGGCCTAGTGCTGTTTATCGTCACCCTCTGCCTCAATGTGGTCGCGTTGAAGATCGTGCAAAAGTATCGGGAGCGTTACGAATAA
- a CDS encoding VWA domain-containing protein, producing MAALRARENERLSSQIPTNSLKGMRLREQLLVQNAQPNAIAESFDSAQLNHVAPTNNLTVAPSPSRQEIIGNRDRFEAAPVNPFQQTKQEPVSTFSIDVDTASYSFVRRTLRGGQLPPPEAVRIEEMVNYFDYSYSTPSDPATPFEPTVAVYPSPWNQGTQILHVGIKGYEVPVAEKPRSNLTFLIDTSGSMTSADKLPLLQQSLRMMVEQLNPDDTVAIVAYAGNAGTVLEPTPISERSQILRAIDRLAAGGSTAGGEGIRLAYKLARQNFDDDAVNQVIIGTDGDFNVGITDPNALQDYIEAERASGVFLSVLGFGQGNYNDALMQRLAQNGNGFAAYIDTADEARKVLVDELTSTLVPIAKDVKIQIEFNPNQVSEYRLVGYESRMLAREDFDDDRVDAGEIGAGHTVTALYEIVPVGALVAERGQQESLRYADAYSTANILQQRAEPEPAELSEALSGELGFLKLRYKLPNEDTSRLITRPIQSDEAQSIESTGQDVQFAAAVAGFAQLLRRSSAVERGFDYGDVERLARRSEGADRSGRRAEFLSLVQRAAELSNQGRYR from the coding sequence ATGGCTGCATTGAGAGCTCGAGAGAATGAGCGTCTTTCATCGCAGATACCAACCAATAGCCTCAAGGGCATGCGGTTGCGCGAGCAGCTTCTGGTTCAGAATGCACAACCAAACGCAATAGCTGAGAGCTTTGATAGCGCTCAGCTAAACCATGTGGCGCCGACCAATAACCTTACGGTCGCGCCGAGCCCAAGTAGACAGGAGATTATCGGCAACCGTGATCGGTTTGAGGCGGCACCGGTCAACCCGTTCCAGCAAACCAAGCAGGAGCCGGTCTCCACCTTCTCAATCGATGTGGACACAGCGTCCTACAGCTTCGTCCGCCGTACTCTCCGTGGCGGGCAATTGCCGCCTCCTGAGGCCGTGCGGATTGAAGAGATGGTCAATTATTTTGACTATAGCTATTCCACACCGTCGGATCCAGCCACGCCGTTTGAACCAACGGTTGCAGTCTATCCCTCACCTTGGAACCAAGGCACGCAGATCCTGCATGTCGGGATTAAGGGCTATGAGGTGCCGGTCGCTGAAAAGCCTCGCTCAAACCTGACCTTCTTGATCGATACCTCCGGGTCCATGACCTCGGCCGATAAGCTGCCATTGCTGCAGCAGTCCCTGCGGATGATGGTTGAGCAGCTAAACCCCGACGATACGGTGGCCATCGTCGCCTATGCCGGGAATGCTGGCACGGTGTTGGAGCCAACACCGATCAGTGAACGCAGCCAGATCTTAAGGGCGATTGATCGCCTGGCCGCTGGCGGCTCCACCGCCGGGGGTGAGGGTATCCGACTGGCCTATAAGCTGGCGCGGCAGAACTTCGATGATGATGCGGTCAATCAGGTGATCATCGGTACCGATGGCGACTTTAATGTTGGCATCACCGACCCCAATGCGCTGCAGGACTATATCGAGGCTGAACGTGCCAGCGGCGTGTTCCTGTCGGTGCTGGGCTTCGGTCAGGGCAACTACAATGACGCGCTGATGCAGCGCCTAGCCCAGAATGGCAATGGCTTTGCCGCCTATATCGATACGGCGGACGAGGCGCGGAAAGTTCTGGTTGATGAGCTGACCAGCACGCTGGTGCCAATCGCCAAGGACGTCAAAATCCAGATCGAGTTCAACCCAAACCAGGTCTCAGAATACCGCCTGGTCGGTTATGAAAGCCGTATGTTAGCGCGTGAAGATTTCGACGATGATCGGGTTGATGCAGGCGAGATTGGCGCTGGCCACACGGTGACCGCCCTCTATGAGATTGTGCCGGTTGGTGCGCTGGTCGCTGAGCGTGGGCAGCAAGAGAGCCTGCGTTACGCCGATGCCTACTCAACAGCAAATATCCTCCAGCAACGCGCTGAACCTGAACCAGCCGAGCTAAGCGAAGCGTTGAGTGGTGAACTTGGGTTCCTGAAACTGCGCTACAAGCTACCGAATGAGGACACCTCCCGCCTGATCACTCGGCCAATCCAATCCGATGAAGCCCAGTCGATCGAGAGCACCGGCCAAGACGTGCAATTCGCCGCGGCGGTGGCGGGCTTTGCCCAGCTACTGCGCCGCAGCTCAGCGGTTGAACGTGGCTTTGACTATGGTGATGTTGAGCGCTTGGCTCGACGCAGCGAAGGGGCAGACCGCTCCGGCCGCCGCGCTGAGTTCTTAAGCCTGGTGCAACGTGCCGCCGAGTTGAGCAACCAGGGGCGCTATCGCTAG